One Paroedura picta isolate Pp20150507F chromosome 3, Ppicta_v3.0, whole genome shotgun sequence genomic window carries:
- the LOC143834072 gene encoding uncharacterized protein LOC143834072: MAATEPWEVAAFDPEFQAAFAQAMGKPSWPELGMGRHDDMEAREAGSLPREVQPKTYDKLQYWELEFQEFLEAEDCPWDDSQLQDGLSAWENAEAFLASFQQVAVACRWPQKEWVSRLLPALDEEAEKAFRGLEEKDQGNFWKVKRAVLQREAMIRERKRQQFRRFCYQEAEGPREVFLQLQHLCHQWLQSERHTKEQILEQLILEQFLSILPREMQGWVRARRPVTCNRAVALAEEFLRKLLAAERKEEQHLQEPNDVALDYSKPKASQPDRNLLSANKQINVDSSSSRRSYPNYEEVRRGRKKSLEREHLERVECYPRPRGRPPKASPYPQFQEVHVKERRRSERLRRANSSPPREEASKRYRRASLPPENIRSRTKVCPDCGQSFSGLSSYMRHQVRHTGEKRYECCFCSRGFCWRSDLIRHECVHTGKKPHECQFCGEGFDRKWQRERHELVHAKAGKRL; the protein is encoded by the exons atggcagccacagagcCATGGGAGGTCGCTGCCTTTGACCCCGAGTTTCAAGCTGCGTTTGCACAGGCCATGGGAAAACCATCCTGGCCCGAGCTGGGCATGGGAAGACACGACGACATGGAGGCCAGAGAGGCGGGGTCGCTGCCCCGGGAGGTTCAGCCGAAAACCTACGACAAGCTTCAGTACTGGGAACTCGAATTCCAGGAGTTCCTGGAAGCAGAAGACTGCCCCTGGGACGACTCGCAGCTGCAGGACGGGCTGAGCGCGTGGGAGAACGCGGAGGCCTTCTTAGCTTCCTTCCAGCAGGTCGCCGTGGCTTGCCGTTGGCCACAGAAAGAGTGGGTGAGCCGCCTCCTGCCGGCCCTGGACGAGGAAGCCGAGAAGGCCTTCCGTGGCCTGGAAGAGAAAGACCAGGGCAACTTCTGGAAGGTGAAGAGGGCCGTCTTGCAAAGGGAGGCCATGATCCGGGAGCGCAAACGCCAGCAGTTCCGCCGGTTCTGCTAtcaggaggccgaggggccccggGAGGTCTTCCTGCAGCTCCAGCACCTCTGCCACCAGTGGCTGCAATCCGAGCGGCAcaccaaggagcagatcctggagcagctgatcctggagcagttcctcagCATCCTGCccagggagatgcagggctgggtccgGGCGCGGCGCCCGGTCACCTGCAATCGGGCCGTGGCCCTGGCCGAAGAGTTCTTGAGGAagctgctggccgccgagaggaaGGAAGAGCAG CATCTTCAGGAGCCAAACGATGTAGCACTGGATTATTCCAAGCCCAAAGCATCTCAGCCGGATAGGAACCTGCTGTCGGCCAATAAGCAGATCAACGTGGACTCCAGTTCATCCAGGAGGTCCTACCCAA ATTACGAGGAAGTCagaaggggcaggaagaagagcCTGGAGCGGGAACATTTGGAGCGAGTTGAATGTTACCCAAGACCACGGGGAAGACCCCCCAAGGCCTCTCCCTATCCCCAGTTCCAGGAAGTCCACGTCAAGGAACGGCGGCGTTCGGAGAGGCTGAGAAGGGCCAACTCCTCTCCGCCTCGGGAAGAGGCCTCCAAGCGATACCGCAGGGCCTCACTTCCCCCCGAAAACATCCGGAGCAGAACGAAAGTCTGTCCTGACTGCGGGCAGAGCTTCAGCGGGCTCTCGAGCTACATGAGGCACCAAGTCcgtcacacgggggagaagcgtTACGAATGCTGCTTCTGCAGCCGAGGCTTCTGCTGGCGGTCCGATCTGATTCGGCACGAGTGCGTCCACACGGGAAAGAAGCCGCACGAGTGCCAGTTCTGCGGGGAAGGGTTTGACCGCAAGTGGCAACGGGAGAGACATGAATTGGTGCATGCAAAAGCCGGAAAGAGGCTTTGA